Part of the Actinomyces howellii genome, AGGAGGTCACCTGGTCCAACGCCTCCCTCATCGAGGGGGACCTGCTCGAGCACATGCGCTCGCTCAAGGAGACCGACGGCGGCGACATCGCGGTCCAGGGATCGCTCAGCGTCGTGCGCCAGCTCGTCGAGGCCGGGCTGCTCGACGCCCTCACCCTCATCATCCACCCGGCCGTGGCCGGCACGGGCCGGCGCCTGTTCGAGGGAGCTCCGGCCACCCGCCTGCGGCTCATCGAGGCGACGACGACCACCAAGGGCAACCTCGTCGTCACCTACGGGCCCTTCGAGGGCTGAGCGAGGCACCCCGCCTGGGGCTGGACCCGCGCGGGTCCGGCCTTGGCACCGGAGCCGGGCCGGGGTGGGCCCCGCAGCCGATCGGGACAGGACCCGACAGGACCCGACACCGCAACCTGTCAGTCGACCTCCCGCTCAGCCCGGTCCAGCGCCGCGGTGAGGGCGTCCAGGACACCCCGTGCGCTCAGCTTTCGTCTCCTGGTGCTCAGCCGGCGCAGAGCCCGCCCGCACAGCTCCTCAGTCGAGTACCACTCGGGCGAGCCAGCGCGCACCTCGGCCATGAGGGCAGTCAGCTCCTCGGGGTGGATCTCGGCGATGGAGTCGACGTGGTCGAGGGCGTTGCGCCGGTAGGGAGGCGCAATGCTCCGGGAGTCAATGCTCCTCCACACGAAGTCGTACCGGTCGACGTAGGCGAACGCCTCGCCCAGCACCTCGCGCACCGCCCTCTCCCGGTTGGCCGTCGTTCGCGAGACACCGAAGGCGCGGCAGACCTTGACGATGAGCCTGCGTCTGGCGATCGGCGACTCGACATCGCACACGGCGCGGGCGACCTCGATGACCTGCCTAC contains:
- a CDS encoding dihydrofolate reductase family protein; translated protein: MTRRLVATLFYSVDGVASDPYLFQHDSFDDELGQLMTESIAAIDEAVMGRVTYTEWASYWPGHDGPDAGFADFINGLRKHVASRTLTAEEVTWSNASLIEGDLLEHMRSLKETDGGDIAVQGSLSVVRQLVEAGLLDALTLIIHPAVAGTGRRLFEGAPATRLRLIEATTTTKGNLVVTYGPFEG